One stretch of Cohnella algarum DNA includes these proteins:
- a CDS encoding cobyric acid synthase, with the protein MARHDGGNEVAGAMRSVHGEDEAAGAVRNAEGGHRPMPDSAGEINAAAQTSSDTDRELKSAKTIMLQGTASDVGKSLLTAALCRIFKQDGYRVAPFKSQNMSNNSYVTPDGKEIGRAQGMQADACGIAATTDMNPILLKPSREMSAQVVVHGKPFRDLGAREYRESYLPHAEGIVKEALGRLRAAYDIVVIEGAGSPAEVNLKDRDIVNMRLAGWADAPVLLVADIDRGGVFASVVGTLELLEPHERERVRGVIINKFRGDASLLRPGIDWLERRIGKPVVGVVPYLPDLALEDEDSASLDGKRRLAGGAPSADRRLDIAVLRLPRISNFTDVDPLLSEPDTVVRYVASVADWGEPDAVILPGSKNTAEDLRFLRAAGLEAKLLAFAERGGRVVGICGGYQMMGRRLLDPEGVESAAAETAGIGLLPLETVFAADKRTERVTGKAAMKFGAGGK; encoded by the coding sequence ATGGCGAGGCATGACGGCGGGAATGAGGTTGCGGGCGCGATGAGGAGCGTTCATGGGGAGGATGAGGCAGCGGGCGCGGTGCGGAACGCGGAAGGCGGGCATCGGCCGATGCCGGATTCGGCTGGCGAGATTAACGCCGCCGCGCAAACGTCGTCGGATACGGACCGCGAATTGAAATCCGCAAAAACGATCATGCTGCAGGGCACCGCTTCCGACGTCGGCAAAAGTCTGCTGACGGCCGCCCTCTGCCGGATTTTCAAGCAGGACGGCTATCGCGTCGCCCCTTTCAAATCGCAGAACATGTCCAACAATTCCTACGTGACGCCGGACGGCAAGGAGATCGGGCGGGCTCAAGGGATGCAAGCCGACGCGTGCGGGATCGCCGCCACGACGGACATGAACCCGATTTTGCTGAAGCCGAGCCGGGAAATGTCGGCGCAGGTGGTCGTTCACGGCAAGCCTTTCCGGGACCTCGGAGCAAGGGAGTATCGGGAAAGCTATTTGCCGCATGCGGAAGGGATCGTCAAGGAAGCGCTCGGACGGCTCCGGGCGGCCTATGACATCGTCGTGATCGAAGGGGCGGGCAGCCCTGCGGAAGTGAATCTGAAGGACCGGGATATCGTCAATATGCGCCTTGCCGGCTGGGCCGATGCGCCGGTGCTGCTGGTCGCGGACATCGACCGGGGGGGCGTGTTCGCCTCCGTCGTCGGCACGCTGGAGCTGCTGGAGCCGCATGAGCGGGAGCGGGTTCGGGGCGTGATCATCAACAAGTTCCGGGGCGATGCGTCCCTGCTCCGGCCGGGAATCGACTGGCTGGAGCGGCGCATCGGCAAGCCGGTCGTCGGCGTCGTCCCGTATTTGCCGGACCTGGCGCTTGAAGACGAGGATTCGGCTTCGCTCGACGGCAAGCGGCGTCTCGCCGGGGGAGCCCCTTCCGCGGATCGTAGGCTCGATATCGCGGTGCTCCGTCTGCCGCGGATTTCGAATTTTACCGATGTCGATCCTCTTTTATCGGAGCCGGATACGGTCGTGCGTTACGTGGCCTCGGTTGCCGATTGGGGCGAGCCGGACGCCGTCATTCTTCCGGGCAGCAAAAATACGGCGGAGGATTTGCGGTTTTTGCGCGCGGCCGGGCTGGAAGCGAAGCTGCTGGCGTTCGCGGAGCGCGGCGGCCGGGTCGTCGGCATTTGCGGCGGCTACCAGATGATGGGGCGGCGGCTGCTCGATCCGGAAGGCGTGGAATCCGCCGCGGCGGAAACGGCCGGTATCGGCTTGCTGCCGTTGGAAACGGTGTTCGCGGCGGACAAGCGGACCGAACGAGTGACGGGAAAGGCGGCCATGAAGTTCGGCGCGGGCGGGAAGTGA
- a CDS encoding AAA family ATPase codes for MTSNIQNLKREGAVSDRFVARWNPEDSPRTKAYFDYVSVLNRISGLLKERYGCELQLYYESDANDAWDGLEEDVRGGFPGMEHVASIYDLVETREFKFDQEPYEKKIGIRPAIRNNVFGYPGHSVAFARIPKLNEYGLGYEDILFAKDDDSLRAFLEDMKARQLRERKIALFVDTRDGLERKHEPLSRAVSREDVVMEEALKRQIFRYIDEFFSEDKTFFQTYDIPYKRGILLYGKPGNGKTTLVKSIAGSVEAPVAYWQITEYTTSESIQEVFASAIKLSPMVLVIEDIDSMPEACRSFFLNTLDGVASKEGIFLIGTTNYPEKIDPALMNRAGRFDRAHEVKLPDEALRLLYLKKRGFARLAGADAAVEAARRTEGFSLAQLGELYVSAALQKHYDGDVKLDKLIGELKSDLHKDRKGEWMSRGGADRPAGFLG; via the coding sequence ATGACAAGTAACATCCAGAACCTCAAACGCGAGGGGGCCGTTTCGGATCGTTTCGTGGCCAGATGGAATCCGGAAGACTCCCCTCGCACGAAGGCCTATTTTGACTATGTTTCCGTGTTGAACCGCATCTCCGGGCTGCTGAAGGAACGGTACGGGTGCGAGCTGCAGCTCTATTACGAAAGCGACGCAAACGATGCCTGGGACGGCCTGGAGGAGGACGTTCGCGGAGGCTTCCCGGGCATGGAGCACGTCGCGAGCATTTACGACCTCGTCGAGACGAGGGAATTCAAATTCGACCAGGAACCGTACGAAAAGAAAATCGGCATCCGGCCGGCGATTCGAAACAACGTTTTCGGCTATCCCGGCCACTCCGTCGCGTTCGCCCGCATTCCGAAGCTGAACGAGTACGGTCTCGGCTACGAGGATATCCTTTTCGCCAAAGATGACGATTCCCTGCGCGCTTTTCTGGAAGATATGAAGGCAAGGCAGCTGCGGGAGCGGAAAATCGCGCTGTTCGTCGATACGCGGGACGGACTCGAGCGCAAGCACGAGCCGCTTAGCCGAGCGGTCTCCCGGGAAGATGTCGTGATGGAGGAAGCGTTGAAACGGCAAATTTTCCGTTATATCGATGAGTTTTTTTCCGAGGACAAAACGTTTTTCCAGACGTACGACATTCCGTACAAACGCGGCATTCTGCTGTACGGCAAGCCGGGCAACGGCAAGACGACGCTCGTCAAGTCGATCGCGGGCAGCGTGGAGGCCCCCGTCGCCTATTGGCAAATTACCGAGTATACGACGAGCGAATCGATACAAGAGGTGTTCGCCTCCGCGATCAAGCTGTCGCCGATGGTGCTCGTCATTGAGGATATCGATTCGATGCCGGAAGCTTGCCGCTCTTTTTTCCTGAATACGCTCGACGGCGTCGCGTCCAAAGAAGGCATTTTCCTGATCGGCACGACGAACTACCCGGAAAAAATCGACCCCGCCCTGATGAACCGGGCCGGACGCTTCGACCGGGCTCACGAGGTGAAGCTGCCGGATGAGGCGCTGCGGCTGCTTTATTTGAAAAAGCGCGGCTTCGCGCGGCTTGCGGGGGCGGATGCGGCCGTCGAGGCGGCCCGTCGCACCGAAGGCTTCTCGCTCGCCCAGCTCGGGGAGCTGTACGTGTCGGCGGCGCTGCAGAAGCATTACGACGGCGACGTCAAGCTGGACAAGCTGATCGGCGAGCTCAAAAGCGATCTGCACAAAGACCGGAAGGGCGAATGGATGAGCCGCGGCGGGGCGGATCGTCCGGCCGGTTTTTTGGGATAA
- a CDS encoding SpaA isopeptide-forming pilin-related protein — protein MKKRGLIALIFLLIFSNANFAGWAQTASAAEITENILTHVTLTDENGNVIDANVNPDDRVEIGSIVNISYEWELENGHSYGDGDTFRFVLPEQFKLYNDVPGDLMINGTDVGDFIAYWQTNEVVMTFNDNIASLSNVHGTLTFETEFSEETITENAVQEIRFPVKTGDQIITVVFNPQVTQTISKAGVPDRVTNARSIDWTVDFNKKLERIENAVVSDPIPDGLTLTAGSIQVYELNVSVNGDVSVGDLVPESNYTVGKIGGTDDFEISFDDIDRAFRIVFSTEIADSAVTTFPNTATLSGDNIPDSPATASVSAPRGEWLDKAAVGYNDDLQRITWEIKYNYGEKAVDASDTLISDRFDATHELVTESLKVYEVTLNADGSENVSAEPIDEDLYTVTEFEGVEVGGVEKNGFDLTFDNNIDKAYKVVYETQATGYVYESDTIHNSVTADGVTKTAQRGIYQVVLYKASSNPKYDAKTVDWRVVLNQNGYAFKNVKYTDTFSSGGLELDPATLKVTREDGSELAAGTDYEVDYLPDNTAPDYKQGFVVRFLGTVNEEYTITYTTKFTYSYLTSGDRFNNTGKVEWVEFYDEEETPHSKTVTSEFNPDGYTKANGFKNGTYDPRTKEITWNIGVNYNLQHMDNAVITDVLQSNQAYVDGSLEVRHLTLTGGNNGVTVGDEVDDALYTANWTDSPDGKMLTVDFIGSIDTPYYVTFKTTLEGQLVVRTIPNTAVLMDGTETIASLPASVTVPQGGEYVAKDAAQNGSLIDWTVYINRGQSHVSGAKVIDTPTPNQILMEDSFKLYTTNVDANGTVTKNELIPDNGTVYELEVNTEADGSQSFTLSFVHTIDVPYILEYQTFINAPDRANVGNSVLFQGDEISTEEVQTSKTIQIRKSSGSGTGTGLTGSLKVVKIDQEWQTHKLAGAKFKLERVASNGARILISHDTSATDGNGELLYEDLLFGNYVLTETEAPEGYLLDPVERPITITAGVTEPVVETFENVKDPDYLGNLLVRKVDEASSDPLEGAKFKLERRISDGTRVLIGEQVTDVSGEIRFDNLFFGDYILTETEAPDGYWPNTAERTVTIVPKNGSPDPITVTEIVENKKDLGSIRVVKVDRDTNARLEGATFKLELDVGGTRTPIGTPGTTIDSGELTFEGLVPGTYYITETVSPEGYIDNPTEREVIVPKFSTADVVVTVENIKEVRAIKVLKVDAVTDEPLADAEFKLESVAADDSRIVVATGTTNADGVLQFDNLPDGEYVLTEISAPEGYLRDATEHPITMVSNRTEPFVVELENDRDPDYFGDLLIRKVDDTDPGIRLQGAEFKLERIAYGGGRVVVGTGVTDDSGEIRFDNLFFGDYILTETKAPDGYWPNTTERTVTVVPKNGSPDPVTVTEVVENRKDLGSIRVVKVDKDSGQTLAGATFELSSAGGVSKVGTTGENGILLFGGLVPGTYILTETNAPNGYILDATQRTVVVPKFSNNAAVEEVVENAKEVRALRILKVEQGSNNPLEGATFELESDVGGTRTVVKTGTTDENGVLLFDDLPVGTYFLTETTAPAGYMLDATERTVTIEPGASAPEEITVENSIDPDYFIGDLKVLKVEQGSNNPLEGATFELESDVGGTRTVVKTGTTDENGVLLFDDLPVGTYFLKETSAPDGFVLDASEHTITIVPGASAPEEITVSNEREPVVPTLGSIKVVKVDEDGITPLAGASFELKSGDPSFSDEGTTDANGELLFEDLPLGSYTLTETQAPDGYTLDDSPITVALSDSDKDKTVAVENEKEPVVPTLGSIKVTKVEQGTGTKLPGATFLLERVESVAGTTYWTGTTGDNGEFLFTDLPLGTYTLTETQAPDGYRLDDSPITVALSDSEKDKTVTVENEKEPVVPTLGSIKVTKVEQGTGTKLPGATFLLERVESVAGTTYWTGTTGDNGEFLFTDLPLGTYTLTETQAPDGYKLDASPITVVLSDSDKDKTVAVENVKKPDEPAPEPQSSSLKIVKVEQGIGTKLPGATFKLERVESVAGTTYWTGTTGANGELLFADLEFGTYQLTETSAPSGYLLDSQARSVTLATYGITEIIVENAKNNPGPVDPGTPTTGALKILKVDQNSKTPLPGATFKLDFVSADGVVVPFGTRTTDTEGTIAFDGLPFGEYILTEIEAPTGYVLDAQERRFTVNSTETIVVTVENVKERVEPVLKSLKVSKVDQDSNAPLAGATFKLERLEADGTRAQIATGTTDANGVLLFDNLLAGNYVLTELAAPNGYVLDMTERSITISETGSEPLETIVFNKKFVIPPIPTPGTPGTPGTPETPETPTTPETPGTPETPGTPTDPETPTAPETPTTPETPSGPVQQPVTEKETTRQDTPITGSVELAEGSVPSIGQQPEHGTVTLSANGKWTYTPNPGYVGKDVFSIAILSANGTVEEVWFEINVEALSQGGVDGNDDHNASPDVKELPKTGENSPLPYQVAGIALILLGLAWRARRVRG, from the coding sequence ATGAAAAAAAGAGGATTGATCGCTCTCATCTTTTTGCTGATTTTTTCCAATGCGAATTTTGCAGGCTGGGCCCAGACGGCCAGCGCCGCTGAAATTACGGAGAACATCCTGACCCATGTCACTTTGACGGATGAAAACGGCAACGTCATCGATGCCAACGTCAACCCGGACGACCGGGTCGAAATCGGATCGATCGTCAATATCAGCTACGAATGGGAACTGGAAAACGGCCACTCCTACGGGGATGGCGACACGTTCCGGTTCGTGCTTCCCGAACAATTCAAGCTTTACAACGATGTGCCGGGAGATTTGATGATCAACGGGACCGATGTCGGCGACTTCATTGCCTACTGGCAAACGAATGAAGTCGTGATGACGTTCAACGATAACATCGCGTCGCTTTCCAACGTTCACGGCACGCTGACGTTCGAAACGGAATTCAGCGAAGAGACGATCACCGAAAACGCCGTGCAGGAGATCCGGTTCCCGGTCAAAACGGGAGATCAGATCATTACGGTCGTTTTCAATCCTCAGGTGACCCAAACGATCTCCAAAGCAGGCGTTCCCGACAGGGTGACGAATGCCCGGAGCATCGACTGGACCGTCGACTTCAACAAAAAGCTGGAACGCATCGAAAACGCCGTCGTTTCCGATCCGATTCCGGACGGGCTTACGCTGACGGCCGGCTCTATTCAAGTATATGAACTGAATGTCAGCGTTAACGGCGACGTTTCCGTCGGCGATCTCGTTCCGGAAAGCAACTACACCGTCGGCAAGATCGGCGGAACGGACGACTTCGAAATCTCGTTCGACGACATCGACCGCGCTTTCCGGATCGTCTTTTCGACCGAAATCGCGGACAGCGCCGTCACGACGTTCCCGAACACCGCCACGCTATCCGGAGACAACATCCCGGATTCGCCGGCCACCGCTTCCGTCAGCGCTCCGCGAGGCGAATGGCTGGACAAGGCCGCCGTCGGTTACAATGACGACCTGCAAAGAATCACGTGGGAAATCAAGTACAACTACGGCGAGAAGGCGGTTGACGCAAGCGACACGCTGATTTCGGACCGCTTCGATGCGACTCACGAGCTGGTGACCGAATCGTTGAAGGTTTACGAAGTCACGTTGAACGCGGATGGCAGCGAGAACGTATCCGCCGAGCCGATCGACGAGGATCTGTATACGGTAACTGAGTTTGAAGGCGTCGAAGTAGGCGGAGTCGAGAAAAACGGTTTCGACCTCACGTTTGACAACAATATCGACAAAGCGTATAAAGTCGTATATGAGACGCAAGCGACCGGTTACGTGTACGAAAGCGATACGATCCATAACTCGGTAACGGCGGACGGCGTGACCAAGACGGCCCAGCGCGGGATTTACCAGGTCGTGCTGTACAAGGCGTCCTCCAATCCGAAGTATGACGCGAAAACGGTCGACTGGCGAGTCGTCCTGAACCAGAACGGCTACGCCTTCAAGAACGTCAAGTACACGGATACCTTCTCCTCCGGGGGGCTGGAGCTTGATCCGGCGACGCTCAAGGTTACCCGGGAAGACGGAAGCGAGCTTGCGGCGGGAACCGACTATGAAGTCGATTACCTGCCGGACAACACGGCTCCCGATTACAAACAGGGATTCGTCGTCCGCTTCCTGGGGACGGTGAACGAAGAGTATACGATTACGTATACGACTAAGTTCACGTATTCGTACTTGACCTCCGGAGACCGGTTCAACAATACGGGCAAGGTCGAGTGGGTCGAGTTTTACGATGAGGAGGAAACTCCCCATTCCAAAACGGTGACCTCCGAGTTCAACCCGGACGGGTACACGAAGGCGAACGGCTTCAAGAACGGCACGTACGACCCGCGGACGAAGGAAATCACGTGGAATATCGGCGTCAACTATAACCTGCAGCACATGGATAACGCCGTGATCACCGACGTTCTGCAGTCCAATCAGGCTTACGTGGATGGTTCTCTTGAAGTCCGCCATCTCACGTTGACCGGAGGGAACAACGGCGTAACGGTCGGCGATGAAGTTGACGACGCGCTTTATACCGCGAATTGGACGGACAGCCCTGATGGAAAGATGCTGACCGTCGACTTTATCGGTTCGATCGACACGCCTTATTACGTTACGTTCAAGACGACGCTCGAAGGCCAGCTTGTCGTCCGAACCATCCCTAACACTGCCGTGTTAATGGACGGAACGGAAACGATCGCAAGTCTTCCGGCTTCCGTCACGGTGCCGCAAGGCGGCGAGTACGTGGCCAAGGATGCCGCGCAAAACGGCAGCCTGATCGACTGGACGGTTTACATTAACCGCGGCCAGTCTCACGTATCCGGCGCCAAGGTCATCGATACGCCGACGCCGAACCAGATTTTGATGGAGGATTCCTTCAAGCTTTACACCACGAATGTCGACGCTAACGGTACGGTCACGAAAAACGAGTTGATCCCCGATAACGGCACGGTATACGAGCTTGAAGTCAACACCGAAGCGGATGGATCGCAATCGTTCACGCTGAGCTTTGTCCATACGATCGATGTTCCGTATATTCTGGAATATCAAACGTTCATCAACGCTCCGGACCGTGCGAACGTCGGCAACTCCGTGCTTTTCCAAGGCGACGAGATCTCGACGGAAGAAGTCCAAACGTCCAAGACGATCCAGATTCGCAAATCGTCGGGTTCGGGTACCGGAACCGGCTTGACCGGCAGCCTGAAGGTCGTCAAGATCGACCAGGAGTGGCAAACGCACAAGCTGGCCGGCGCGAAATTCAAACTCGAACGCGTCGCAAGCAACGGCGCGCGGATTTTGATTTCGCACGATACGTCCGCCACGGACGGAAACGGCGAGCTGCTGTATGAGGATTTGCTGTTCGGCAACTACGTTTTGACGGAGACGGAAGCGCCGGAAGGCTACCTTTTGGATCCCGTCGAGCGTCCGATCACGATTACCGCCGGAGTGACGGAACCTGTCGTCGAAACGTTTGAAAACGTCAAGGATCCGGATTATCTCGGAAACTTGCTCGTTCGGAAGGTCGACGAAGCATCGAGCGATCCTCTTGAGGGCGCAAAGTTCAAGTTGGAACGCAGAATCTCCGATGGCACGCGCGTCTTGATTGGCGAACAGGTTACGGACGTTTCGGGCGAGATCCGGTTCGACAACCTGTTCTTCGGCGACTATATTTTGACGGAGACGGAAGCACCGGATGGGTATTGGCCGAATACTGCGGAACGGACGGTTACGATCGTTCCGAAGAATGGCAGTCCCGATCCCATAACCGTCACCGAAATCGTCGAAAACAAAAAAGACCTCGGCTCCATTCGGGTGGTGAAAGTCGATCGGGATACGAATGCTCGCCTTGAAGGCGCGACGTTCAAGCTCGAATTGGATGTTGGCGGTACTCGCACCCCAATTGGGACACCGGGTACTACAATCGACTCCGGGGAACTTACGTTCGAAGGGCTGGTTCCGGGTACGTATTACATTACCGAAACTGTCTCGCCAGAAGGTTACATTGATAACCCGACCGAACGGGAAGTAATTGTACCCAAGTTCTCCACAGCCGATGTTGTAGTAACGGTGGAGAATATCAAGGAAGTTAGGGCCATCAAAGTCTTGAAGGTCGATGCTGTCACGGATGAACCGCTGGCGGACGCAGAGTTCAAACTCGAATCCGTTGCAGCCGACGATTCCCGCATTGTAGTCGCTACCGGCACCACTAATGCCGACGGCGTGCTGCAGTTCGACAATCTCCCCGACGGCGAGTACGTCCTGACGGAGATAAGCGCTCCGGAAGGCTATTTGCGGGATGCGACCGAACATCCGATCACGATGGTCTCCAACAGAACGGAACCTTTCGTTGTCGAGCTTGAGAATGACAGAGATCCCGATTACTTCGGAGACCTGCTCATTCGAAAAGTGGACGACACGGATCCCGGCATTCGTCTTCAGGGCGCCGAATTCAAGCTCGAACGCATTGCTTACGGCGGCGGACGCGTAGTCGTCGGTACCGGCGTTACGGACGATTCGGGCGAGATCCGGTTCGACAACCTGTTCTTCGGCGACTATATTTTAACGGAAACGAAGGCACCGGACGGATATTGGCCGAATACGACGGAGCGTACCGTCACGGTTGTTCCGAAGAATGGCAGTCCCGATCCCGTAACCGTCACCGAAGTCGTCGAAAACAGAAAGGACCTCGGCTCCATTCGGGTGGTGAAAGTCGACAAAGACTCGGGTCAAACTCTTGCAGGAGCGACATTTGAGCTCAGTTCGGCTGGCGGGGTCTCCAAAGTCGGCACGACTGGCGAGAACGGCATATTGTTGTTCGGAGGTCTGGTTCCGGGAACGTATATCCTTACCGAGACAAACGCTCCGAACGGCTATATCCTTGACGCTACTCAACGAACGGTCGTCGTTCCCAAGTTCTCAAACAACGCCGCTGTTGAAGAAGTAGTGGAGAACGCCAAGGAAGTTCGTGCCCTTAGGATACTGAAAGTCGAGCAGGGTTCCAACAATCCGCTTGAAGGTGCAACGTTCGAGCTCGAATCGGACGTTGGCGGTACGCGTACGGTAGTCAAAACCGGCACCACCGATGAAAACGGCGTCCTGCTGTTCGATGACCTGCCGGTCGGCACTTACTTCCTGACGGAGACAACCGCTCCGGCCGGATATATGCTGGACGCTACCGAACGTACGGTTACGATTGAACCCGGCGCTTCGGCTCCGGAGGAGATCACGGTTGAGAACTCCATCGATCCGGATTACTTTATTGGCGACCTGAAAGTACTGAAAGTCGAGCAGGGTTCCAACAATCCGCTTGAAGGTGCAACGTTCGAGCTCGAATCGGACGTTGGCGGTACGCGTACGGTAGTCAAAACCGGCACCACCGATGAAAACGGCGTCCTGCTGTTCGATGACCTGCCGGTCGGCACTTACTTCCTGAAGGAGACAAGCGCTCCGGACGGATTCGTGCTGGACGCTTCCGAACATACGATTACGATTGTACCCGGCGCTTCGGCTCCGGAGGAGATCACGGTTTCGAACGAGAGAGAGCCGGTTGTTCCGACGCTCGGCAGCATCAAGGTCGTCAAAGTCGATGAAGACGGCATTACTCCTTTGGCCGGCGCTTCGTTCGAGCTCAAATCGGGTGACCCTTCGTTCTCCGATGAGGGCACGACCGACGCAAACGGCGAGCTGCTGTTCGAAGACCTGCCGCTCGGCTCCTATACCCTGACGGAGACACAGGCTCCGGACGGTTATACGCTCGACGATTCTCCGATAACGGTTGCCCTTTCCGACAGCGACAAGGACAAGACCGTTGCGGTTGAAAACGAGAAAGAGCCGGTTGTTCCGACGCTCGGCAGCATCAAGGTCACGAAAGTCGAGCAAGGAACCGGCACGAAGCTCCCCGGAGCTACGTTCTTACTTGAACGAGTCGAGAGCGTCGCCGGCACCACTTACTGGACGGGCACGACTGGCGACAACGGGGAATTTTTGTTTACAGACCTGCCGCTCGGCACCTACACCCTGACGGAGACACAGGCTCCGGACGGTTATAGGCTCGACGATTCTCCGATAACGGTTGCCCTTTCCGACAGCGAAAAGGACAAGACCGTTACGGTTGAAAACGAGAAAGAGCCGGTTGTTCCGACGCTCGGCAGCATCAAGGTCACGAAAGTCGAGCAAGGAACCGGCACGAAGCTCCCCGGTGCTACGTTCTTACTTGAACGAGTCGAGAGCGTCGCCGGCACCACTTACTGGACGGGCACGACTGGCGACAACGGGGAATTTTTGTTTACAGACCTGCCGCTCGGCACCTACACCCTGACGGAGACACAGGCTCCGGACGGTTATAAGCTCGACGCTTCTCCGATAACGGTCGTTCTTTCCGACAGCGACAAGGACAAGACCGTTGCGGTTGAAAACGTCAAGAAACCGGATGAGCCGGCTCCCGAGCCGCAAAGCAGCAGCCTCAAAATCGTGAAGGTCGAGCAAGGAATCGGCACGAAGCTCCCCGGAGCTACGTTCAAACTTGAACGAGTCGAGAGCGTCGCCGGCACCACTTACTGGACGGGCACGACTGGCGCCAACGGGGAACTTTTGTTTGCAGACCTGGAGTTCGGCACGTACCAACTGACGGAGACCAGCGCTCCGAGCGGTTATCTGCTCGATTCGCAAGCACGTTCCGTCACTCTGGCAACCTACGGAATTACCGAAATCATCGTAGAGAATGCCAAAAACAACCCGGGGCCGGTCGATCCGGGAACCCCGACGACAGGCGCTCTCAAGATTCTGAAAGTCGATCAAAACTCCAAAACGCCGCTCCCCGGAGCTACGTTCAAACTTGATTTTGTCAGCGCCGACGGTGTCGTCGTTCCGTTCGGAACGCGCACCACGGATACCGAAGGAACGATTGCGTTCGACGGTTTGCCGTTCGGCGAGTACATTTTGACGGAGATCGAAGCGCCGACAGGATACGTTTTGGATGCACAGGAACGTCGTTTCACGGTAAACTCGACGGAAACGATCGTTGTCACGGTGGAAAACGTCAAGGAACGGGTTGAACCTGTTTTGAAATCCTTGAAGGTTTCTAAGGTCGACCAGGATTCCAACGCCCCGCTGGCGGGAGCGACGTTTAAACTTGAGCGCCTTGAAGCCGACGGCACCCGTGCACAAATTGCCACCGGCACGACCGACGCGAACGGCGTTCTGCTGTTCGACAATCTGCTTGCCGGCAATTACGTTTTGACGGAGCTGGCCGCTCCGAACGGCTATGTACTGGATATGACCGAGCGTTCGATTACGATTTCGGAAACCGGAAGCGAACCGTTGGAGACGATCGTGTTCAACAAAAAGTTCGTGATTCCGCCGATTCCGACGCCGGGAACTCCAGGAACTCCGGGAACACCGGAGACGCCTGAAACGCCGACGACTCCGGAAACGCCGGGAACGCCGGAAACGCCGGGAACGCCTACGGACCCAGAGACGCCGACGGCTCCGGAGACGCCAACGACTCCGGAAACGCCTTCCGGGCCTGTACAACAGCCTGTGACGGAGAAAGAGACAACCAGACAAGACACTCCGATCACCGGAAGCGTCGAGCTCGCCGAAGGAAGCGTTCCGAGCATCGGCCAACAGCCGGAGCATGGAACGGTTACGCTAAGCGCAAACGGAAAATGGACGTACACGCCGAACCCGGGCTATGTCGGCAAAGACGTGTTCTCCATCGCCATCCTGAGCGCAAACGGAACGGTTGAGGAAGTTTGGTTTGAAATCAATGTCGAAGCGCTGTCGCAAGGCGGCGTCGACGGCAACGATGACCATAACGCTTCCCCAGACGTGAAGGAATTGCCCAAGACGGGAGAAAATAGTCCTTTGCCTTACCAAGTCGCCGGGATCGCCTTGATCCTGCTTGGACTTGCTTGGCGGGCTAGACGCGTTCGCGGGTAA
- a CDS encoding Hsp20 family protein: MALTPYEPFQSLEHWKRDLDRFFNDFPASLRPGSSFPRMDVFETDREVVVHCEIPGVEKKEDIHIDAEGDRLTVGGVYHSANEWKEAQAHRRERFEGRFQRSVTLPAKVREEGISASYKNGVLEIRLPKQEPRSGRKIDIEFQ, from the coding sequence GTGGCGCTTACGCCTTACGAACCGTTTCAAAGCCTGGAGCATTGGAAAAGGGATCTGGACCGGTTTTTTAACGATTTTCCGGCGAGCTTGAGGCCCGGGAGCAGTTTTCCGCGAATGGACGTGTTCGAGACGGACAGGGAAGTCGTCGTGCATTGCGAAATCCCCGGCGTGGAGAAAAAAGAAGACATCCACATCGACGCGGAGGGGGACCGGCTGACCGTCGGAGGAGTCTATCATTCCGCAAACGAGTGGAAGGAAGCCCAGGCGCATCGCCGCGAGCGGTTCGAGGGGCGGTTTCAGCGTTCGGTGACGCTGCCCGCGAAAGTTAGGGAAGAGGGCATTTCCGCAAGCTATAAAAACGGCGTTCTCGAAATCCGTTTGCCGAAGCAGGAGCCCCGTTCCGGCCGAAAGATCGATATCGAGTTTCAATAA
- the cobO gene encoding cob(I)yrinic acid a,c-diamide adenosyltransferase has translation MAGSDGLSAKEKPSKERGLVLVYTGDGKGKTTAAMGLAARATGRGHRVLAIQFIKSPQRSYGEQLALQKLGVEIVQTGIGFTWTKTPEEHREALRSGWELAKRRILHGEERLIILDEINNALAIDRFPVDDVLSLQEVLDVIRRRPQGMHLVLTGRDAHPDIIAAADLVTEMKAIKHYYDEGVPAVLGIEM, from the coding sequence ATGGCTGGCTCCGATGGATTGTCCGCTAAGGAAAAGCCGAGCAAGGAACGGGGACTGGTGCTTGTATATACCGGGGACGGCAAGGGGAAGACAACCGCGGCGATGGGGTTGGCCGCGAGAGCGACGGGACGCGGTCACCGCGTGCTGGCGATTCAATTCATCAAGTCCCCCCAGCGCAGCTATGGGGAACAGCTTGCCCTTCAGAAACTCGGCGTCGAAATCGTCCAGACGGGCATCGGGTTCACCTGGACCAAGACGCCGGAGGAGCATCGGGAAGCTCTGCGAAGCGGCTGGGAGTTGGCCAAGCGGCGGATTTTGCACGGCGAGGAGCGCCTGATCATTTTGGACGAGATCAACAACGCGCTGGCGATCGACCGTTTTCCGGTCGACGACGTGCTGTCGCTGCAGGAAGTGTTGGACGTCATTCGCCGCCGCCCGCAGGGCATGCATCTGGTGCTCACCGGCCGCGACGCGCATCCGGACATCATCGCCGCCGCCGATCTCGTCACCGAGATGAAGGCGATCAAGCATTATTACGACGAGGGCGTACCGGCCGTCTTGGGGATCGAGATGTGA